acaaatgggttttcgttcgaaaacgaaatgagaaaaatgaggttacgagatacaaagctcgtctagtggctcaaggttttctcaaagacctggaatcgattatgaagaaacgtattctccagttatTGATGCAACCAcgtttagattcctgatgagtctagcagctgataaaaatctaagagatgcgtctcatggatgttgttacagcttatctatatggatcattagatactgatatctacatgaaagttcctgatggatttaaaatgccagaagcattaagttccaaacctaaagagttatgtgcagtaaaattgcaaagatcattatatgagTTAAAGCAAtcaggacgtatgtggtataatcgtcttaGTGATCATTTGaaaaaagaaggatatgtgaatgatcctatatgcccatgtgttttcatcaagaaaacaatatccggatttgtaataatcaCGGTATATGTcgatgatcttaacattatcggaactcaaaaggaaatacaaaagacatcagactatctcaaaagagaatttgagatgaaagatcttggacaaaCACAATATTGTCTTCGCCTACAAATAGagcattcacaaaatggtatatttgtgcatcaatccacatacactaaaagagtgctgaaacgatttaacatggataaatcaactcctcttagcaccccgatggtcgttaggtcacttaatattaAAAGTGAttcatttcgaccacctgaggagaaacaagagatacttggtccggaagtaccatatctaagtgcaattggagcgctgatgtaccttgcaaattgtacacggcctgatgtATCATTTGCTGTaaatcttttggcaagattcagctcatctccaactcgaagacattggagtgagattaaacatgtttttcgttacctccaagggaccattgatttaggctGGAAAGATTTTCAACGAGGCAACATAGACGTTAAGCAGATGCAgaatatctttcagatccacacaaagcccgatcgcaaacaggatacgttttcacgatcggaggcactgctatatcttggcattctcagaaacaaacgctcgtggatatttcttcaaatcatgttgagatcattgcactccttgaagcaagtagagaatgtgtatggctaagatcaataagccgacacatctgttcaagcagtgggattgacgaaaatacggagctaactattctatatgaagataacacggcatgtgttgctcaacgaaggaaggatatatcaaaagcgacaGAACAAAACATACacatccgaagttcttctcatatacACAAGagctcaagaagaagaaagagactgaagtaagatatgtccgatcatgcgacaatgcagctgacctcttcacaaaatcacttccgacttcggtattcagaaaacatgtccataacattggaatgcgtcatcagaaggatctatcactactcattcgagggggagcttacgtagttatactctttttaccttactatggtttttcccattgggttttcctggaaagatttttaacgaggcaacatagaCGTTAAGCAAGAAACGATAGTGACACTGGTCTctaagggggagtgttatgaacatgCATAAATCCAATGTCAAAAATAGCAGCACCGAATAACGAAAACTGTGTGTTAAGAAGACTGGGGTTAACGATGGattttatatctcttatttaagagactgattttatatttcttatttaagagacggttcttaacttttcttagttaaaatctaagaaaagatAAGAACCGTCTTTTAGTCGAAGTTAAGAACCCCGATTAAGAAGACTGGGGTTAACGATGGTCTTAGGGCATGATTAACCCCGTCTCTTAGCcgggttcttaactcatgatttgacacttttttgtttttgttttgcttttttacatttttcggaTAAGAGACGGattttatatctcttatttaaaagaCGGTTACTAAAAAAAGCTAAAAACCGTCTCTTAGTTGAAGCTAAGAACCCAGTTAAAAAACTGAGGTTAATCATGGTCGTAGAAACTCTTCTTCTTGGCGCTCAACGCTAATCGACCATGCAAGGTCTAAGAAGACTCAAGTCCATGCAGCTCCTATGAATTCCGATTTTCTCTCCCGTGAAGCTGATAACATCACTCTTCTTTTGAGTTTGCAGGTTAGACTTTAGtctatatttttgaatcttGTTAAATTTTTATGCGTGCATCATATCAATATGGTTTGTTCTCCTCTTGTTATGGCAGGAGGAAGAAGATTTTTATGTTCGATATTACACTCTCCAGCTCTTCTTATGAACTCTCAAAACAGGTATATATTCTTACAAAGTGTTATTTCTGTACCATATTTCTATCTTTACGCTGTAGAGTCTTTAGTTGATGGTCTCTTCAGATTGCATGAAGCTATTTTGACTACTCCTCGCGGCATTACTCGGCTCATGGATATGCTGATGGATAGGGAGGTAACTGTTTCAGCTGTGGGACATGAGAACGTTGACTCTTCTTAAGACTTACGTTTCCGGGGTGCCTGTAAATGCCGTCTCCACTTCTTGACCATGTATGTAATAATAATACGTCAAGAAAGTTTGAATTCTATTCTTAAAAATCAGCATGTCATGCAAACAACAAAAGCATGCAAAATAAAATGACgtaattaataaacaaaagtcGATTAGCTACACAGGTTTTGCCTTGCAGATTTTGAgagtttatataatattttaaaatttaaattttgcagaaTTTATCAAAAACAACATAGTTTGATATTAACGATAAAAAATACTCAGTGGGAATACTCAAAACCACCCACATGCAATCCATTAGAGCACCATTATCCCTAGAAACCATTAGGATCTCTTAATCAATTGTTTAGTAATAAATATGTGTTAAGAACTTTACTTAAGAGACACTTAATTTTTTATCCTCCATTGCAAGTTTCTTAAGTAtgagttcttaaaaaaaaaactttagaagTTGAACTTGTGAAGGAAGAAAAACTAATGGCATGACTTTGATCATCAACCATCGATCATCATCAACATGACTTTGACATGATCAACACAAACGCTGTATTTATGGTCATCCATTGCTTATACTATAACAACACAAGATAGGAAAAGGCCATTACTTGCAATGCCGAAGTGATTCATATCGTTCTTCAGAAGTCATCACAGTCCTTCCCTTTGTACTTATGTGTCGTTTCATCGTTGCAACATCCCACAAGAAGGTAAGTGTTTGGAAACCTAAAGCAACGGCAAAACCATAAAGAACACAAAAACTATTTctcaaaattacaaaatcaaaCACAGAAGCACATCAGAGCTATTGCAAAATCTCAACAAATGAAGCTCTGACCTATCAAAATCACACACCACAATGCTTTGCGCATCACAAAATTTGGCAGtaatattaatcaaaacagaTCAAATTCTCATCCAGATCACAGATCAATCgcccaaacaaaaacaaaaacgaaaTCGAATCAGGGATATGCAGAATTAGTCAGAAGCTATGTAGTGGAGATAAAGAGGTTACTAACGATTTCTTGGCCAGTCCGAGAGAGATCGGGCGTGACCGAAGTGGAAAAGATCGTAGATCCCATCGGCGTAGACGCGGATGGGACGATCAGTCGGAGGCGAACTCTCGTTCGCTGTAGAACCGGGGAGTGCGACGGCGGTGGAGGGGAGGTCTGCGGTGACGTTGCTCATATTCTCCGAAGATCTGAGGAGCACAGACATGGACGTTGTAGAGCCCTTCGTTAATTAAAGCCTCAACGAGAGAGACGAGTCCAATTGAATAAATCGCATCGCCGTTTGTAACATCGATCTCATCTACCTCCTCCTTGGCCGTAATATCGACGGAGTCGGAAGTAGACGGAGGCTCGTCCTGGAGATTCGAGACGAGCGCAACTGATAAGCTTCGAGGTCATCGTGTAGAAGCTCAATAAGAGAAGAACGAAGAGAGGGGATTCTGGAGAAGACGCTACAGAAGAAGGCGATGCCTTTGATGCGGGGAAGAGTTACAGAAGAAGGCGATGAGATTGATGCGGAGGATGGGATCGTCGGTGAGGAACGGACCGTTGTCCTGCGGAGAACACGAAGACAAGACTCTTCGAAGATGGAGAACACGAAGGaagaaaggaagaaagaaagaaagagaagagaaaaaatatatatataagtctcATTTTCTTCCCAAGCTGACACGTGTATTTGAAAACCCTCTCCCCAGCGTTTCCCAAATAGCCAGATTAAGGATCGGTAACTGCCTATTTATTTccttttcatttaattaaatcaccaTTTATTAAGAGAAACCTTAATCAGAAACTGGGATAATGGTGCTCTTACATTTCTAATATTAACGATAAATTTCACTTTATCAACCTAGCATTCCTTCTAACACCTAGCATCCCATCTCATTCTAACAACCTAGCATTCATTTCCGTTCTAACAACTTAACCATCCTTTCTGTTATAACAACCTAGCATTTCTTTCTGTTATAACAACCTAATATTTCATTCCATTCTTATacttaaacattttcatttatCTAACATTTTATCCTTACTTATAAAGTTTTACGCATTTTCAATTCACTTAACCATTTATACTCGTTCTCGACTTCAAAGGTCACTTACGGCCCAAAGCCAGTCATACATGGCCCGTAGCGAAATCATACATGGCCAGTAGGCAAATGTATACGGCCCGTAGCCAATCATACACAGCCCGAAGCCACTTGACCCGTCAGTCACTCATACGGCCCGAAACCACTCGACCCCGAAGGTCCATCACGGTCGATACATACGACCCGAAGCCAAAAACGATCACATATATTTTACGGCCCGAAGCCAAAACATACTCTCCTTATATcatatcattttcttaatcacatactttccttatttaCTTCTTTATCGTAATcggtttcttatttttttctttaacatgTCATTCATCTTAGATCAAATCCTACATTTTCACAGAGacatttccattcatttttgtaattcttatctatttaggattttagaaagAAACTACTATAgtcatttttatcaaataagtatatatttatgataaatatttttaacaccTGTCACAATCTTAAAGTATTTATTGTCATGTGTggcaatcatgttaattagcaactttgaagaaccaagtttatataattagatatttcaaagatttatgatttatttttcgtttaagattattatttcagattacttttttttataattttctttcttcaggatttttaatatgaaaattgtattttttaagaaaaagagaaattactttcaaatagatttataaaatcatcctatgtttattagtttaaaataaaaaattactatcaaatattttttattaaataaggatataaaaaaaaagaaggattttttttggtcaagaaGAAGGatatttttaaaggaaaaattACGTTAAAACTGCTTTTACAATTCTTATATGTttaggatttttaaaataaaactactatcaaataatttttattaaataattatatatttatgataaatatttttaacacatGTAGTATTTATTGTCATGtgaatcatgttaattagcaactttgaagaatcaaactttatataataaaatatttaattatattttaggaaatatatattattttctttctaaaaaaatggatatttcaaaaaattaatgattgtaatttaagtttattaacaaaatatatgttaCCACACTAAAGATGCCATCCGAGATCCTCATATATTTGCGGTGATATTAATAACTTATTATTCTAATGCAAATCTTCTTATTTTGGTAACATATCATTCAACattaatagttaatttaatatttttttgatttggtGGTCAAGATCTTCGCAAAATTTATACAAATACGCCCATcacatctaacaaaaaaaatcacaaaccaaaaatCATACTacagaaaattaattaaatatgagTAATTCAGCTTTAATAGTCCTTATCGTTTTAATGACTATTTTTTTCTCCAATTTTTCATGCTAAAATTGTGGATAGTATCACTTGTGCAATGGCGAAAGACATAGTGAAACCTTGTTTACGAGGGGTCCCCAGACAGATGCCAACTCTTGACTGTTGTGTTGCTATAGTTGATGCAGACCGCCAAGCAATAAGGACTCCGGGTAGACAAGATCTCTGCGATGCTATCAAGTCATCTCCATATAACAAAATTATCAACTTCCCTCAATTATGTCGTATTCCTCTAGCTGTTCCTATGTCACCAATGATAGAttgtaaaatgtatatatattttccacCTATATTTCATAGTCATGttctcatttatttatttacataatttattcttttaaattttctaattttttttaacatcaatTTGTTTTCAGAATtcgctgaagaagaagaaaatgtacGGAAAAGAATAAATAGATATGACAATCAATGTactacaatatttattttcaaaacaattaaataatattataaattttatcaatCATTCGTAATcatattttcaattataaaagacagtatgtataaattaatttagtaggTATGTCGATCAACCACCCCTTATTTTACACATTCCTTAACAAATAACAATCTATTTCAGAACAATTGCTAaactaacaaaaacaaattcccATGGATATATTTCAGAACATGACAATGATAAGGGAATATTGTTAACAAAAGTCATGTTCCTACACAAGTTAACATAAACTAGAATCAAGATGTATATTGTATGAGAGAGACTCAaggaaagataaaagaaaaccTTTGAGATTTAACTATCATTAATGAATCAAGAATAGAAGTAAATTAAAAAAGGAGTCAGATAATGAAAGATTAATGTTTTGACCAAATCTACAAAGAttataaaaagaagaaatctAAAGGGGAAGGAGGTGTTTGTACTTACAGTGATCTGAAGGAGAGATTAGTGTtacaatactattaaaacagaaaattttttatctacttacaaaTAGTATAGGTTAgactattatatttaattaatttcctattatttttcatacaactaacttatttattattaaatataaactatatctaaccaattattttaatattttcaaagcaaaatatctaaaaaaagaTACTCTTAActatctttttctaagattgcattttaataatatcttttaataccttttatttaaaatgtgaatatacatttctttttaatattcacttttaaataataaaagtcATAATTAGTATTAACTATAGTTAAAAACGAATATTaattcatttttcatttataagaaaaaccatttctataatatttatatatacataatttatattcataattaaattactacaccagttaataaatataaagtaactTAATCCATTTATTaagtattttgtaaattataaaagaaaaattccCTAGGATAgatataaaaaagtttttgtcacaaatatagcttttaaagatcaaaatgaccaaaatattttattaaggagtatgtttttgggtttaaggtttagaatttagggtttatgatttatgatttagggtttagggtttagagttaaggggtggggttttgggggtatgatttcaaatttaaaaaacttaaaaaatattaaaattttcaaaataagatagtctattttggtcattttattttttgaggtttatttttgtgacacaaaacttcaaaaagtctatttgagagaattgtccaTATAAAATAACATCATAAATATATTCATGAATTTTATAGCATATTTCAACTTAttgaaacaaatattaaagTAAGATATATAAACTAGTGAATAATtccatattttaatatatatatatatatatatcaagtatgAGTCAGGTAGAATAATAATACTTAACTTATATAATAATGCTGAAAaatataatgataaaatattttttaccaatataaaaaattaaaataattttttactaaatttaaagttttaaaatatatgtaaaattgaTACGTGTCGATTATACAaatgaattatcttattttcatgaaaattttaatttaattatattatatactttaaaaatttttttttataaaaaatacatatgtaTAAGATTTCTAACTTTTAATAAATaagtttttgaataaaaattaataccGCGTTTTGAAGCGCTggtcaaaatataataatacaaattattatttaatatataataaaactatataacaaaactaaaataaataaatatttaaatgtctaatatgaataatcaaattaaatgaaaatttaaaataaaccaaaaacaaaacatcaaatttttttaataacatgtGAACAATAAAagtaaactaaataaataaataaacgattatatttattttaaatttaaatctcTAAATTGTAATAATCGTATACGAAACGTTGATGCTCAAATATATTTCTACTTTAGTATATATCTTCTCAAGTTATTATCCATTACGCCTAcaagaaaatgataaatttgTTTGAATAACTTTTTGTAAAATTGGAGCATCACATTCATAATATATCTATCATTCATCTAAATATtcatgaattataattttttaaatatgacaaTTTAAGTCAAACTATATTACATAATGGGTCAACCATCGGTTCAACCGGTAGTCGCGTGACTCGTGTCCCAGGTTTTAGCGGTTTTTTGCgggttttataaaacttttaaataacgagttttttataaaaaccaaAACGGAT
This region of Brassica napus cultivar Da-Ae chromosome C5, Da-Ae, whole genome shotgun sequence genomic DNA includes:
- the LOC106399742 gene encoding choline-phosphate cytidylyltransferase 1-like isoform X1; translation: MSVLLRSSENMSNVTADLPSTAVALPGSTANESSPPTDRPIRVYADGIYDLFHFGHARSLSDWPRNRFQTLTFLWDVATMKRHISTKGRTVMTSEERYESLRHCKSGDGIYRHPGNVSLKKSQRSHVPQLKQLPPYPSAYP
- the LOC106399742 gene encoding choline-phosphate cytidylyltransferase 1-like isoform X3, with amino-acid sequence MSVLLRSSENMSNVTADLPSTAVALPGSTANESSPPTDRPIRVYADGIYDLFHFGHARSLSDWPRNRFQTLTFLWDVATMKRHISTKGRTVMTSEERYESLRHCKHPGNVSLKKSQRSHVPQLKQLPPYPSAYP
- the LOC106399742 gene encoding choline-phosphate cytidylyltransferase 1-like isoform X2; this translates as MSVLLRSSENMSNVTADLPSTAVALPGSTANESSPPTDRPIRVYADGIYDLFHFGHARSLSDWPRNRFQTLTFLWDVATMKRHISTKGRTVMTSEERYESLRHCNGDGIYRHPGNVSLKKSQRSHVPQLKQLPPYPSAYP